A window of Cryptomeria japonica chromosome 3, Sugi_1.0, whole genome shotgun sequence contains these coding sequences:
- the LOC131065986 gene encoding uncharacterized protein LOC131065986, translating into MSKHNTMRLGDELSGFNSLNLRDLMKEQDQDEIKEVHDEDVSQRQRQTIGSILGGLVSAKEEEEKTEARTTLWEVIQSEQSEKPKEFSSGGILKNVMRLVARRKDEIKELEEFEDEEETLRLLQSWGNNRSPRSPTIVDSARAVIDSDRLLQEEEGGESLEGAVRVFLVGGSSHGTDRQMMDRPRWRALRHKLRLRKFACCGSSWSAARSNLSAATPVVLPQRDDDDENSWSGSGHRIDPNRNQNSNNSNINSSVDGGDDDAETCVMAEPEAAVIGESPTAFGTRVNLIASSYHPDTESAETSSSIGARFNFGSLYRGGQTESIETQISVRNTFSLNSPFHSETGVQTETVNQVSVQPRRERREQLITLLERTLEPEAAERQETRGGMNLAAALAAERQLRAAQEQEAMVSAGVSGVSNHPQILTELQADMGNREGSRSPLRVSLMTLLEEADDRNGTGAPALLEEWDSKDEVAAVNGGGVDDSSCCVCMVRRKGAAFIPCGHTFCRLCTRELWVSRGSCPLCNRCIVEILDIF; encoded by the coding sequence ATGAGCAAGCATAATACAATGAGGCTGGGCGACGAACTTTCAGGCTTCAATTCATTGAATTTGCGCGATTTGATGAAAGAGCAGGATCAAGATGAAATCAAAGAAGTCCATGATGAAGATGTTTCGCAGCGGCAAAGGCAGACCATCGGGTCAATTTTGGGCGGTCTGGTAAgcgcaaaagaagaagaagaaaaaaccgAGGCTAGGACAACACTCTGGGAGGTAATCCAGTCAGAGCAGTCGGAAAAACCAAAGGAATTTTCTTCCGGCGGCATTTTGAAAAACGTGATGCGTTTGGTCGCCCGAAGGAAGGACGAAATAAAAGAACTCGAAGAGTTCGAAGACGAAGAGGAAACGCTCAGACTGCTGCAAAGCTGGGGCAATAATAGGTCGCCACGATCGCCCACCATTGTTGACTCCGCCCGCGCGGTGATCGATTCAGACAGGCTTCTTCAAGAGGAGGAAGGAGGAGAGAGTCTTGAAGGCGCGGTAAGGGTTTTTCTGGTCGGAGGTTCGAGTCACGGCACAGACAGACAAATGATGGATCGGCCGCGATGGAGAGCTCTGAGGCACAAACTCAGACTGCGAAAATTTGCGTGCTGCGGCAGCTCGTGGAGTGCCGCGCGATCGAATCTCAGCGCCGCGACGCCCGTTGTCTTGCCCCAGCGCGACGACGACGACGAAAACAGCTGGAGCGGCAGTGGTCACAGGATCGATCCCAATCGCAATCAAAACAGCAATAACAGTAACATCAACTCTAGTgttgatggtggtgatgatgatgctgAGACATGCGTCATGGCTGAGCCAGAAGCCGCCGTAATAGGCGAAAGCCCTACGGCATTCGGCACCAGGGTTAACCTAATTGCCTCTTCCTATCATCCAGACACAGAAAGTGCTGAAACCTCTTCATCTATAGGCGCCAGATTTAATTTCGGTTCTTTGTATAGAGGTGGGCAAACAGAGAGCATTGAAACCCAAATATCTGTCCGCAACACATTTAGCTTGAATTCTCCATTTCATTCAGAAACAGGGGTACAGACAGAGACAGTTAATCAGGTGTCAGTGCAACCCCGTCGAGAGCGCAGGGAACAGCTTATTACCTTGCTGGAGAGAACACTTGAGCCAGAGGCAGCTGAGCGGCAGGAGACAAGAGGGGGCATGAATCTAGCAGCCGCACTGGCCGCTGAGCGGCAGCTGCGGGCTGCACAAGAACAGGAAGCCATGGTCTCCGCTGGAGTCTCAGGTGTTTCGAACCACCCTCAAATTCTGACGGAACTCCAGGCGGATATGGGGAACAGGGAGGGGTCTAGGTCGCCATTACGAGTCTCGCTGATGACTCTTCTAGAAGAGGCAGACGACCGTAATGGCACCGGGGCCCCAGCCTTGCTTGAAGAATGGGATTCCAAGGACGAAGTAGCGGCTGTCAATGGCGGAGGGGTTGATGATTCATCATGCTGTGTTTGCATGGTGCGGCGAAAGGGGGCGGCGTTTATTCCATGCGGCCACACTTTCTGCAGACTCTGTACCCGCGAGCTTTGGGTTAGCAGAGGATCATGTCCACTGTGTAACAGATGTAttgttgagattcttgatatattttga